The Nitrosopumilus cobalaminigenes genome contains a region encoding:
- a CDS encoding PEFG-CTERM sorting domain-containing protein produces MNFKRSTTSMAIALMVLSIVSMTSIQQDAFAQTLGMSITATADKGSDTITVSGKTISKLNDVTFTVTSPSGSNVVAIDQVSPDAEGIFVKTFKVGPTWTEDGFYKIKAMQGTGANSLYTLKVFVEVTDGMTKRTSVTESNLETGIFSPNTTNVAKDTGLMLDAIIIENGSTMFEVTGKTDRVSQDITVKVIAPNGNVVKVAQISPMLDGEFAAKITVGGPLWKQDGFYTVSVKQFDDPKYTASSEVDIKDGVVVPEFGTIAAMILAVAIISIIAVSAKSRLSIIPRY; encoded by the coding sequence ATGAATTTTAAACGTTCTACAACATCAATGGCAATAGCTCTTATGGTATTGTCAATAGTTTCAATGACCTCTATTCAGCAAGATGCTTTTGCTCAAACTCTTGGAATGTCTATTACCGCTACAGCCGATAAAGGCTCAGATACAATAACTGTATCAGGTAAAACAATTTCAAAACTTAATGATGTTACATTTACTGTAACATCACCAAGTGGAAGCAATGTTGTTGCAATTGATCAAGTGTCACCAGACGCAGAAGGTATTTTTGTGAAAACATTCAAAGTCGGACCAACATGGACTGAAGATGGATTTTACAAGATCAAAGCAATGCAAGGCACCGGAGCAAATTCATTGTACACTTTGAAAGTATTTGTGGAAGTAACAGATGGTATGACTAAAAGAACTTCTGTAACTGAATCTAATTTAGAGACAGGAATTTTCTCACCAAATACCACAAATGTTGCAAAAGATACAGGACTCATGCTTGATGCAATAATTATCGAGAATGGTTCAACAATGTTTGAAGTTACTGGAAAAACAGATAGAGTAAGCCAAGATATCACAGTTAAGGTGATTGCACCAAATGGAAATGTGGTGAAAGTGGCTCAAATATCACCAATGCTTGATGGAGAGTTTGCTGCTAAGATTACAGTAGGAGGACCATTATGGAAACAAGATGGATTTTACACTGTAAGTGTCAAACAATTTGACGATCCAAAATATACTGCTTCATCTGAAGTAGATATCAAAGACGGAGTAGTAGTACCAGAATTTGGTACAATCGCAGCTATGATTCTAGCAGTAGCAATTATCTCAATAATTGCAGTATCTGCAAAATCAAGACTTAGCATTATTCCAAGATACTAA